The following proteins come from a genomic window of Carassius auratus strain Wakin chromosome 18, ASM336829v1, whole genome shotgun sequence:
- the LOC113118717 gene encoding zona pellucida sperm-binding protein 4-like, producing the protein MAGFLCLVQILMVCAFCHAVPQWRKSLQDAQALMIQQTDQQFPVQKPVQQLTSQQFPVQKPVQQLTSQQFPVQKPVQQLTSQQFPVQKPVQQLTSQQFPLQKPVQQLTSQQFPVQKPVQQLTVQQFPLQKPVQPLTSQQFPLQKPVQPLTSQQFPLQKPVQQLTSQQFPLQKPVQQLTSQQFPLQKPVQPLTSQQFPVQKPVQQLTSQQFPLQKPVKQQFQKPVVQAEPLDKCAVDDSEQIQCGLPGISGAECEAIDCCFNGQQCFYGRAVTVQCIRDGQFVVVVSRDVTLPRLSLDSVHLLGGNDPPCAPVGSTPSFAIYQFPVTACGTSVMEDGGYVVYENRMTSSYEVGIGPYGSITRDSHFEFLFQCRYSGTSVEALVVEVNSVPPPPPVAAPGPLRVELRLANGQCVTKGCAEGDEAYTSYYSDTDYPITKVLREPVYVEVHIMERTDPNIVLMLGHCWATSTPSPLSLPQWDLLIDGCPYQDDRYLTTLVPVTGSSGLQFPTHYKRFVVKMFTFVDPASLAALQETIFIHCSTAVCHPSSGSCEQSCTRKRRDTRIKDVSGEQTVVSSGGVTLVM; encoded by the exons ATGGCTGGATTTTTGTGTTTGGTTCAGATTTTGATGGTCTGTGCTTTCTGTCATGCTGTTCCACAGTGGAGAAAATCGCTTCAGGATGCTCAGGCTCTGATGATTCAGCAAACTGACCAGCAGTTTCcagttcagaagccagttcaacagctaactagccagcagtttccagttcagaagccagttcaacagctaactagccagcagtttccagttcagaagccagttcaacagctaactagccagcagtttccagttcagaagccagttcaacagctaactagccagcagtttccgcttcagaagccagttcaacagctaactagccagcagtttccagttcagaagccagttcaacagctaactgtccagcagtttccgcttcagaagccagttcaaccgctaactagccagcagtttccgcttcagaagccagttcaaccgctaactagccagcagtttccacttcagaagccagttcaacagctaactagccagcagtttccgcttcagaagccggttcaacagctaactagccagcagtttccgcttcagaagccagttcaaccgctcactagccagcagtttccagttcagaagccagttcaacagctaactagccagcagtttccgcttcagaagccagttaaaCAGCAGTTTCAGAAGCCAGTAGTGCAGGCAGAGCCCCTTGATAAATGTGCTGTAGAtgattctgagcagatccaatgtggtCTACCTGGGATCAGTGGTGCTGAGTGTGAAGCTATCGACTGCTGCTTTAATGGACAGCAGTGTTTCTATGGGAGGGCAG TGACTGTCCAGTGtattagagatggtcagtttgtggtagtggtgtctAGAGACGTTACtctgcctcgactgagtctggattcgGTTCATCTACTGGGTGGAAATGACCCACCCTGTGCTCCTGTGGGGTCCACACCTTCCTTTGCTatataccagttccctgtgaccGCATGTGGCACGAGCGTGATG gaggatggaggatatgtggtgtatgaaaaccgaatgacctcatcgtatgaagtggggattggaccgtatggttccatcacaagggacagtcattttGA gtttctcttccagtgtagataTTCAGGAACGtctgtggaagctctggttgtggaagtcaactctgttcctccacctccaccagtagctgctcctggacctctcagggtggagctcagactggccaatggccaatgtgtcaccaaaggctgtgctgaag gggatgaggcctacacgtcctactacagtgacactgattatcccatcacaaaagtcctgcgagagcctgtgtatgttgaggtgcacattatggagaggactgaccccaacattgtcctgatgctggGACATTGTTGGGCGACTTCAACCCCCAGTCCACTCAGTctcccccagtgggaccttctgatcGACGG atgcccttaccaggatgaccgctatctgaccacactggttccagtgactggATCATCTGGTCTTCAAttcccaacccactacaagcgctttgttgtgaagatgttcacatttgtagatccagcctcgctggctgctctgcaggaaact atcttcatccactgcagtacagcggtgtgccatccatcatctgGCTCTTGTGAGCAAAGCTGCACCAGGAAAC GAAGAGACACTCGTATCAAGGATGTCTCTGGGGAGCAGACCGTGGTTTCTAGTGGAGGAGTTACTCTGGTCATGTAA